In Streptomyces sp. NBC_01439, the following are encoded in one genomic region:
- a CDS encoding ATP-dependent DNA helicase, producing the protein MTKPSLPDLLHAAVSAVGGTERPGQVAMAEAVAEAIDDNSHRLIQAGTGTGKSLGYLVPALAHGERVVVATATLALQRQLVERDLPRTVEALHPQLRRRPQFAMLKGRSNYLCLHRLHEGAPQDEEDGLFDQFEAAAPTSKLGQDLLRMRDWADETETGDRDDLTPGVSDKAWSQISVSSRECLGATKCAYGAECFAEAARERAKLADVVVTNHALLAIDAIEGAPVLPQHEVLIVDEAHELVSRVTGVATGELTPGQVNRAVKRAAKLVDEKTADSLQTASETFERVMELALPGRLEQIPEDLGYALMSLRDASRNVISAIGATRDKSVHDEDAVRKQALAAVESIHGVAERITNGSEYDVVWYERHDRFGATLRVAPLSVSGLLREKLFEDRSVVLTSATLKLGGDFNGVAASLGLSPEGVEGDDVPVWRGLDVGSPFDYPKQGILYVAKHLATPGREGTRGDMMDELAELIEAAGGRTLGLFSSMRGAKAAAEELRGRLDHPILLQGEETLGELIKSFAADPKTCLFGTLSLWQGVDVPGPSCQLVVMDRIPFPRPDDPLMSARQKSVEEHGGNGFMAVAATHAALLMAQGAGRLVRASGDRGVVAVLDPRLATARYGSFLRATLPDFWYTTDRNQVRRSLAAIDAAAQTDGK; encoded by the coding sequence ATGACGAAGCCCTCCCTCCCCGACCTGCTGCACGCCGCCGTCTCCGCCGTCGGCGGCACGGAGCGCCCCGGCCAGGTGGCCATGGCCGAAGCCGTCGCCGAAGCGATCGACGACAACTCCCACCGGCTGATCCAGGCCGGTACCGGCACCGGAAAGTCGCTCGGCTATCTGGTGCCGGCCCTCGCGCACGGCGAGCGCGTGGTGGTCGCCACGGCAACCCTCGCCCTCCAGCGGCAGCTCGTCGAGCGCGATCTGCCCCGGACCGTGGAGGCACTGCATCCGCAGCTGCGCCGCCGCCCTCAGTTCGCCATGCTCAAGGGCCGGTCCAACTACCTGTGCCTGCACCGCCTGCACGAGGGCGCTCCGCAGGACGAAGAGGACGGACTCTTCGACCAGTTCGAGGCGGCCGCGCCCACCAGCAAGCTCGGCCAGGACCTGCTGCGCATGCGCGACTGGGCGGACGAGACCGAGACCGGCGACCGCGACGACCTGACCCCTGGTGTTTCGGACAAGGCCTGGTCTCAGATCTCCGTCTCCTCCCGCGAGTGCCTGGGCGCCACGAAGTGCGCGTACGGCGCCGAGTGCTTCGCGGAGGCTGCCCGTGAGCGGGCCAAGCTCGCGGACGTGGTCGTCACCAACCACGCCCTCCTCGCCATCGACGCCATCGAAGGCGCTCCCGTGCTGCCGCAGCACGAGGTGCTGATCGTGGACGAGGCCCACGAGCTGGTCTCCCGGGTGACCGGGGTCGCCACCGGCGAACTCACCCCGGGCCAGGTCAACCGGGCCGTGAAGCGTGCCGCCAAGCTGGTCGACGAGAAGACCGCGGACTCCCTGCAGACCGCCTCCGAGACCTTCGAGCGGGTCATGGAGCTGGCGCTCCCGGGTCGGCTGGAGCAGATCCCGGAGGACCTCGGCTACGCGCTGATGTCCCTGCGGGACGCCTCGCGCAACGTGATCTCGGCGATCGGCGCGACCCGGGACAAGTCCGTCCACGACGAGGACGCGGTGCGCAAGCAGGCGCTGGCCGCGGTGGAGAGCATCCACGGCGTGGCGGAGCGGATCACCAACGGCTCCGAGTACGACGTGGTCTGGTACGAGCGCCACGACCGCTTCGGCGCCACCCTCCGCGTCGCCCCCCTGTCGGTGTCCGGCCTGCTGCGCGAGAAGCTGTTCGAGGACCGCTCCGTGGTCCTGACCTCCGCCACCCTCAAGCTGGGCGGCGACTTCAACGGGGTTGCGGCCTCGCTGGGCCTGTCCCCCGAGGGGGTCGAGGGCGACGACGTACCCGTGTGGCGCGGCCTCGACGTCGGCTCGCCCTTCGACTACCCGAAGCAGGGGATCCTCTACGTCGCCAAGCACCTGGCCACGCCGGGCCGCGAGGGGACCCGCGGCGACATGATGGACGAGCTCGCCGAGCTGATCGAAGCGGCCGGTGGACGCACCCTCGGTCTCTTCTCCTCCATGCGCGGCGCCAAGGCGGCCGCCGAAGAGCTGCGCGGCCGGCTCGACCATCCGATCCTGCTCCAGGGCGAGGAGACCCTCGGCGAGCTGATCAAGTCCTTCGCCGCCGATCCGAAGACCTGCCTGTTCGGGACGCTCTCGCTCTGGCAGGGCGTGGACGTGCCCGGGCCCAGCTGTCAGCTCGTGGTCATGGACCGGATCCCCTTCCCGCGCCCCGACGACCCGCTGATGAGCGCCCGGCAGAAGTCGGTCGAGGAGCACGGTGGCAACGGTTTCATGGCCGTTGCGGCCACGCACGCCGCGCTGCTGATGGCGCAGGGTGCCGGCCGCCTCGTACGGGCTTCGGGTGACCGGGGCGTCGTCGCGGTCCTCGACCCCCGGCTGGCGACGGCCCGGTACGGGAGCTTCCTGCGGGCCACGCTGCCGGACTTCTGGTACACCACGGACCGCAACCAGGTCCGCCGCTCGCTCGCTGCGATCGACGCCGCCGCTCAGACTGACGGCAAGTAG
- a CDS encoding IucA/IucC family protein gives MPNFPAAPHAADPAGPPLPRDLCTPPELNRGTWGLAARRLLAKMLGEFAYEEIIRPVPAPATAGDAWTLTLDDGSSLGFRARRRSYGSWHVTPDTIILTPPPPSPTAPTAPIVPGALGSPTALEDPYAFLIRARNLLGLDGPTLGHLVRELSATLTADARLDHTALTADVLADLDYAALEGHQTGHPWLVPNKGRIGLSASDTAAWAPEARTRQRLPWLAAHTSLAAYRGTAGLEDPAHLYSAELDPVTRAAFDQSLRDRGLDPLHYLYLPIHPWQWDEVVLPLFAPALASGALVPLPADPDVRLPQQSVRTFLNLSRPDRHSVKLPLSVFNTMVWRGLPNDLALAAPAVTAWIHSLRDGDPFLRDECRVVLLGEVASVTVRHPVYDALPEVPYQYKELLGAIWREPLTGLLAPGERARTLASLLHTDPRGRSFTTELVARSGLTPTVWLQRLFAALLPPLLHFLYRYGTVFSPHGENAIVIFDECDVPVRLAVKDFVDDVNITDEPLPELESLPDEVRAVLLTEPADFLPQFIHSGLFVGVFRYLSALCEDGLGVPERAFWSLVRAEILRHQARFPELKDRYELFDLLGERIGRLCLNRNRLYEDGYRDRPDRPHAVQHGTVPNPLYRP, from the coding sequence GTGCCGAACTTCCCCGCAGCCCCCCACGCTGCCGACCCCGCCGGGCCGCCGTTGCCCCGGGACCTCTGCACGCCGCCCGAACTCAACCGCGGGACCTGGGGCCTCGCCGCCCGCCGGCTGCTTGCCAAGATGCTCGGCGAGTTCGCCTACGAGGAGATCATCCGCCCCGTCCCCGCACCGGCCACCGCAGGGGACGCCTGGACCCTGACCCTCGACGACGGCAGCAGCCTCGGCTTCCGCGCCCGGCGCCGCTCGTACGGCAGTTGGCACGTCACCCCGGACACGATCATCCTGACCCCACCGCCACCCTCGCCGACCGCACCGACAGCACCGATCGTGCCGGGCGCCCTCGGGAGCCCGACCGCACTCGAGGATCCGTACGCCTTCCTCATCCGGGCCCGGAACCTCCTGGGGCTCGACGGACCCACCCTCGGTCACCTCGTCCGCGAGCTCAGCGCCACCCTCACCGCCGACGCCCGACTCGACCACACCGCACTCACCGCCGACGTCCTCGCCGACCTCGACTACGCCGCCCTCGAAGGCCACCAGACCGGCCACCCCTGGCTCGTCCCCAACAAGGGCCGGATCGGACTCTCCGCCTCCGACACCGCCGCATGGGCCCCCGAGGCGCGCACCCGCCAGCGGTTGCCCTGGCTCGCCGCCCACACCTCGCTCGCCGCCTACCGCGGGACCGCCGGCCTGGAGGACCCCGCCCACCTCTACTCCGCCGAGCTCGACCCCGTCACCCGGGCCGCCTTCGACCAGTCCCTGCGCGACCGCGGCCTCGACCCGCTCCACTACCTCTACCTCCCGATCCACCCCTGGCAGTGGGACGAGGTCGTGCTCCCCCTCTTCGCCCCGGCGCTCGCCTCCGGCGCCCTGGTCCCGCTCCCCGCCGATCCCGACGTGCGTCTCCCGCAGCAGTCCGTCCGTACGTTCCTCAACCTCAGTAGGCCCGACCGGCACAGCGTCAAACTCCCGCTCTCCGTCTTCAACACCATGGTCTGGCGCGGACTGCCCAACGACCTCGCGCTCGCAGCCCCGGCCGTCACCGCCTGGATCCACTCCCTCCGCGACGGCGACCCCTTCCTCCGCGACGAGTGCCGGGTCGTCCTGCTCGGCGAGGTCGCCTCCGTCACCGTCCGCCACCCGGTCTACGACGCGCTCCCCGAGGTCCCGTACCAGTACAAGGAGCTCCTCGGCGCGATCTGGCGCGAGCCCCTTACCGGCCTGCTGGCACCCGGCGAGCGCGCCCGTACGCTCGCCTCCCTCCTCCACACCGACCCGCGCGGCCGGTCCTTCACCACCGAACTCGTGGCCCGGTCCGGACTGACCCCCACCGTCTGGCTCCAGCGCCTCTTCGCCGCCCTCCTGCCCCCACTGCTCCACTTCCTCTACCGCTACGGCACCGTTTTCTCCCCGCACGGCGAGAACGCCATCGTGATCTTCGACGAGTGCGACGTCCCGGTCCGGCTCGCGGTCAAGGACTTCGTGGACGACGTCAACATCACCGACGAACCGCTGCCCGAGCTCGAGTCCCTGCCCGACGAGGTCCGAGCGGTCCTGCTCACCGAGCCCGCCGACTTCCTGCCCCAGTTCATCCACTCCGGTCTGTTCGTCGGCGTCTTCCGCTACCTCTCGGCCCTGTGCGAGGACGGCCTGGGCGTCCCGGAGCGCGCGTTCTGGTCCCTCGTACGGGCGGAGATCCTCCGCCACCAGGCCCGCTTCCCGGAGCTCAAAGACCGCTACGAGCTCTTCGACCTGCTGGGCGAACGCATCGGACGGCTCTGCCTGAACCGGAACCGGCTCTACGAGGACGGCTACCGCGACCGGCCCGACCGTCCGCACGCCGTGCAGCACGGCACCGTGCCCAACCCCTTGTACCGGCCATGA
- a CDS encoding GNAT family N-acetyltransferase — protein MPSTDTSAQAPAARPGHDTRTTTGVVEVARGRRAQRLNAELLPLLAEADLLDSPAIWGSVTTPAGAFRLEPVRPGRDLELLTGWMNDPEVSAYWELAGPAAVTDAHLRAQLDGDGGSIPCLGLLDGTPMSYWEIYRADLDPLSGHYPARPHDTGIHLLIGDGTNRGRGLGTALLRAVADLVLGNRPRCTRVVAEPDIRNTPSVSAFLNSGFRCSAEIDLPEKRAALMIRERVLRNLL, from the coding sequence ATGCCCTCCACCGACACTTCAGCCCAAGCTCCAGCCGCGCGACCCGGCCACGACACACGCACCACCACCGGCGTCGTCGAAGTCGCCCGCGGAAGGCGCGCACAACGCCTCAATGCGGAGCTGTTGCCCCTGCTCGCCGAGGCCGACCTGCTCGATTCCCCCGCCATCTGGGGCAGCGTCACCACACCGGCCGGAGCCTTCCGCCTCGAACCCGTGCGGCCCGGCCGTGACCTGGAGCTACTCACCGGCTGGATGAACGATCCCGAAGTGTCCGCCTACTGGGAGCTCGCGGGCCCCGCCGCGGTCACTGATGCCCACCTGCGGGCCCAGCTCGACGGGGACGGCGGCAGCATCCCCTGCCTCGGACTCCTCGACGGCACGCCGATGAGCTACTGGGAGATCTACCGAGCCGACCTTGACCCGCTCTCCGGGCACTACCCGGCGCGCCCCCACGACACGGGTATCCACCTGCTCATCGGAGACGGCACGAACCGCGGCCGCGGACTGGGAACGGCTCTGCTGCGTGCCGTCGCCGACCTGGTCCTCGGCAACCGCCCCCGCTGCACACGCGTCGTCGCGGAACCGGACATCCGCAACACCCCCTCCGTATCAGCCTTCCTGAACTCCGGTTTCCGCTGCTCCGCGGAAATCGACCTTCCCGAGAAGCGGGCCGCCCTGATGATCCGGGAGCGGGTGCTGCGCAATCTCCTCTGA